In one Halichondria panicea chromosome 4, odHalPani1.1, whole genome shotgun sequence genomic region, the following are encoded:
- the LOC135335641 gene encoding uncharacterized protein LOC135335641: MTDETPQPPVVIDKEVVKTALRELLHDIPAFRAFSEKAGESSRTSRVQDPPGTEDVSDLNLPLIGGGGDGEHGERGDGERRVVNPPTELGTSKPQEPSPFVLGEALPVVPVRLVKRIIKGEFVDMSELLKDNMEVLRRRKQESDGIPAPYEQRASRREVPDILSWVQAFSLYAAVVASQHPNKAKELWAYLAILVGEAQRCGGRGFVAYDSLFRQQMTSFEAVDFSKINQSLYWTTFLAQRGRGKSCSICTASDHGLEECALQPSRAIRVSNPAPSREEYRPQGFELPRKKRRRGACFAWNDGRCEAENCSFEHVCSRCAGPHKRWSCRSQGSDERKREDPGKPLAIR, encoded by the exons ATGACTGACGAAACTCCCCAACCACCAGTAGTGATCGACAAAGAAGTCGTCAAGACAGCGCTGAGGGAACTGCTGCACGACATCCCCGCCTTTAGAGCGTTTTCTGAAAAAGCAGGGGAATCCTCAAGGACAAGCAGAGTCCAAGACCCTCCGG GAACGGAAGACGTGAGCGACTTGAACCTGCCCCTTATAGGAGGCGGTGGAGATGGAGAGCATGGAGAGCGTGGAGACGGAGAACGACGAGTAGTCAACCCCCCAACAGAGCTCGGGACGTCCAAACCCCAGGAACCATCCCCATTCGTCCTCGGGGAAGCGTTGCCTGTGGTCCCGGTCAGGCTGGTAAAACGAATAATCAAGGGCGAGTTCGTGGATATGAGCGAGCTCCTTAAGGACAATATGGAGGTCCTCCGGAGGAGGAAGCAAGAGAGCGACGGGATCCCCGCACCGTACGAGCAGAGAGCGAGCAGGAGGGAGGTCCCGGACATACTTAGTTGGGTGCAGGCATTTAGCCTTTATGCGGCGGTGGTGGCAAGTCAGCACCCGAACAAAGCCAAGGAGTTGTGGGCCTATCTGGCTATCCTGGTGGGAGAGGCTCAGCGGTGTGGGGGACGTGGGTTCGTAGCATACGACTCACTGTTCCGCCAGCAGATGACGTCGTTTGAGGCAGTCGACTTCTCTAAGATCAACCAGTCACTGTATTGGACAACCTTTCTAGCACAAAGAGGAAGGGGAAAATCTTGCTCAATCTGCACGGCGTCGGATCACGGCTTAGAAGAATGCGCCCTGCAACCAAGCAGAGCGATAAGAGTGAGCAACCCGGCCCCTTCGAGAGAGGAATACCGTCCCCAGGGGTTTGAACTGCCTCGTAAGAAGCGAAGGAGGGGAGCCTGTTTTGCGTGGAATGACGGCCGATGCGAGGCGGAGAACTGCTCCTTCGAGCATGTATGCTCACGGTGTGCGGGACCTCACAAGAGATGGTCTTGCCGCTCTCAAGGGAGTGATGAGAGGAAAAGAGAGGATCCTGGAAAACCTCTGGCCATCCGCTAG
- the LOC135335212 gene encoding uncharacterized protein LOC135335212 produces MTEGLYPYRNELRVLEGRRPKEGSRELPPEFAKVTTPLVVREWRTSMSQHPDKWYATYIESGLREGFRIGFRYEDCVCTSVKANMHSAVTNSEVIDSYLGKELSMGRVLGPLDPRVGAQMQVSRFGVIPKNHQPGKWRLILDLSHPAGASVNDGIERELCSLKYTSVDEAVQRFSELGKGALLAKLDIESAYRLIPVHPDDRLLLGMSWKGNLYADASLPFGLRSAPEIFNAVADALMWIMGQQGTRAIHYLDDYLR; encoded by the coding sequence ATGACTGAGGGCCTCTATCCCTATCGTAATGAGTTGCGAGTGTTGGAAGGAAGGAGACCCAAAGAGGGTAGCAGAGAGCTACCACCAGAGTTTGCGAAAGTAACTACCCCCTTAGTGGTCAGGGAATGGAGGACGAGTATGAGTCAACACCCGGACAAGTGGTATGCCACCTacattgagagcggcctgcgGGAAGGTTTTAGGATTGGCTTCCGATATGAGGACTGTGTCTGCACCTCAGTAAAAGCTAACATGCACTCAGCGGTGACGAATAGTGAGGTTATTGACAGTTATCTGGGAAAGGAACTTTCAATGGGTCGGGTGCTTGGCCCCCTTGACCCACGAGTGGGGGCACAGATGCAGGTTAGTCGGTTCGGTGTTATCCCAAAGAACCACCAACCGGGAAAGTGGAGACTAATTTTAGATCTGTCACATCCTGCGGGTGCGAGTGTGAACGATGGTATTGAACGGGAACTGTGTTCTTTAAAGTATACCTCGGTGGACGAAGCAGTTCAAAGGTTTAGTGAATTGGGAAAGGGGGCGCTGCTTGCAAAATTGGATATTGAGAGTGCATACAGGCTGATCCCAGTTCACCCCGACGATCGTCTGTTGTTGGGTATGTCGTGGAAAGGGAACCTCTATGCCGACGCTTCCCTGCCGTTCGGTTTAAGATCGGCTCCCGAGATTTTTAACGCCGTAGCAGATGCTTTAATGTGGATTATGGGCCAGCAGGGGACCCGAGCCATTCACTATTTGGACGACTATTTACGTTAA
- the LOC135335213 gene encoding uncharacterized protein LOC135335213: MERGLSYRPTPKPSVAGNHNLGRIRQLGLWILLFGGPLVSATMALFMGNSSYNCKRASPNHSPIGQASSRCHPARDVGGPGHQTPRLDVAKLDRASQKYFSKGLADSTQRTYSSGQRRYLRFCRESGVQAVPASERSCCLFATYLAEEGLTHKTIKVYLAGVRFLHIAESQPDPFASVLHRLEYTLRGIKRCEAAKCQGKRERLPMSPLLLRKMKAVWDSSPGGHDTVMLWAACCLAFFGFLRIGEMSVPSDDKFDPSCHLIVSDIAIDNPKLPTVVRVTIKQSKTDPFRRGVDLFLGKMDSDLCPVQAILSYLRLRGRAEGSLFKFKDGRMLTRLRFVEAIRAALSAAGVDESKYNGHSFRIGAATTAAAKGFEDSAIKTLGRWRSVAYLDYIRTPRN, translated from the exons ATGGAACGGGGTCTCAGTTACAGGCCCACACCCAAGCCAAGCGTGGCAGGCAACCATAACCTCGGACGCATCAGGCAACTGGGGTTGTGGATCCTTCTCTTCGGAGGGCCACTGGTTTCAGCTACAATGGCCCTCTTCATGGGCAACAGTTCATATAACTGTAAAAGAGCTTCTCCCAATCATA GTCCCATCGGCCAGGCGTCAAGCAGATGTCATCCCGCCAGAGATGTTGGAGGTCCTGGTCACCAGACGCCCCGACTGGACGTCGCTAAGTTGGACAGAGCTTCTCAAAAGTATTTCTCAAAAGGACTAGCTGATTCCACACAGAGGACCTATAGTTCGGGCCAGCGGCGCTATCTGAGATTCTGCAGAGAGAGTGGAGTCCAAGCAGTTCCTGCCTCGGAGCGCTCGTGTTGCCTCTTTGCGACCTACCTGGCCGAGGAAGGACTCACTCACAAGACTATCAAAGTATACCTTGCCGGGGTCAGATTCCTGCACATTGCGGAGAGCCAACCAGACCCTTTTGCATCTGTGCTTCATCGATTGGAATATACCCTACGCGGTATTAAGAGATGCGAAGCTGCTAAGTGTCAGGGAAAAAGAGAAAGACTGCCCATGTCCCCCCTCCTACTGAGGAAAATGAAGGCAGTGTGGGACTCTTCCCCTGGTGGCCACGATACGGTTATGCTCTGGGCGGCTTGTTGCCTGGCCTTCTTTGGTTTTCTTCGTATCGGGGAAATGTCTGTACCCAGCGACGATAAATTTGACCCGTCGTGTCACTTGATCGTCAGCGACATAGCGATTGACAACCCTAAGCTACCCACGGTGGTCCGGGTCACCATCAAGCAATCCAAAACAGACCCTTTTCGACGAGGCGTTGATTTATTTCTGGGTAAAATGGACTCTGATTTGTGCCCAGTGCAGGCAATACTGTCATATCTGCGGCTTCGGGGTCGGGCAGAAGGCTCCCTGTTCAAGTTTAAGGATGGTCGTATGCTGACCCGGTTACGGTTTGTAGAAGCCATCCGGGCTGCTCTGTCGGCAGCAGGAGTAGATGAGTCCAAGTACAACGGCCATAGCTTCCGCATTGGAGCGGCTACCACAGCAGCGGCTAAAGGTTTTGAGGATTCGGCTATCAAAACGCTGGGAAGATGGCGGAGTGTGGCCTATTTGGACTACATAAGGACACCTAGAA actaa